The DNA segment AGGTGATAGACGTGTTCCATGCCAGTCAGTATCTCGAACAGGTCATGCTGGAGCTGGGCTGGTCGGAAGAGGCCCGCAGCGCAATCCAGTACCTGGAGCAACGGGCCGATCGGATGGACTACCCGGCCTATAAAGCCCGGGGCTGGCCCATCGGTTCAGGCCAGGTGGAGGGGATGAACAAGCATGTCATCGGTGCCCGCATGAAACGCTCGGGGATGCAGTGGAGTCGCCCTGGGGCTTCGCGCACAGCAGCCCACCGCGCCCAGCTATGTAGTTCCCATCCGCTGGTGGCCTTCGAGGCCCTGAGGTGGAGGGCTTTCCCTGTACGGAATTGCTGAGATGCACCCACCGATTACATGGGTTTGACACAAGGCGGCCAGACCCCTAAAATACCGATTGCTGTCCTGCGGGTTTCGCAGTGCCATTGGTGTGCAAATCCAAATGACCGCTCCACGCTGGGGCATCGTCTAATGGCAGGACAACGGTCTTTGGAACCGTCGGTCGTGGTTCGAGTCCACGTGCCCCAGCCAAGCCCAGCACGAGAAAAGCCGAGGGTGTGTTACCCTCGGCTTACTCGTTTTGCGGTGATTTTACAGTTGGTGGATTTAGGCATTGGTGCGCGGTGGGTGTGTGGTTTAGATTTGGTTACTGTATTATTGTGCTGGACAGCGCAACACAAGCCTTCTGGGGTTTTCTGGCATCGCTGTGACATTTGAGCTTGGGGCTGGCTTTTGGTCTGGTACTATCTAGGCTGTATGGCGGAAGCAGTGCCCAATAATAAGGTGTTGGTAGTTACCTCGAGCCAGACTCTGCGAGCTTTGCTGGAAATGGCAATCGAAGAGCAGGGTATTGAGGCCCAATTTTTCGAAAAAGCCAAGGACGGCCTGGATTATCTCAAAGCCCATACCCCGCGTGCGATTGTGCTAGACGATGCAATAGAGATTGACCCCTTTTCCATTGCTTCCCGCCTGAAAATGAGCCGCCGACTGCGGGAAGTGCCGGTTGTACTCTTCATCGCAGATAATGATGAACGAGCCAAGCTAACTGCCGAGTTTGCCAGGGTGGAGCATGTACTCTCCAAGCCGGTGGACCGCAAGGTTTTCTCCAATATTCTGCGTAATCTGCCACAGCAGCAAGCCAGCGCTTAGATCGGTTCCCACGAATGCCCAGGGTGGGGCCTTGGGCCAGGTTTCTTGCTCTTACAAACCCTCTAATCAATACTGCTAGACTGAAGCACGTGCATAGATTGCTCCAGATTTTGCGGGTGGTGCTGTTTGCGGGGTTCCTGGGAGCGCTGGGGGCAGCAGGGTATGTGTCCTGGTTGCTGCTGCGCGACCTGCCTAGCCTCGAGACCCTCGAGGACTTGCGCTTTACGGCAACCTCGACATTTTTTACCCGCGATGGAATACCCATCGCAGACCTGGCCTCGGTGGAGGATGGGCGGGCCATTGCCCGGCAACTGGTGCGGCTTTCCGAGGTATCGCCAGCGGCAGTGGTGGCGGTGGTGGTCTCGGAGGATCAGCGTTTTTTCAGGCATTACGGCATCGACTTTATCCGGCTGGTGGGGGGCCTGTACTACTCCCTGCGCGGCGACCTGCAGGGCGGTTCCACCATCACCACCCAGGTGGTTAAGAACACCTTGCTGCGCGACCTGGCGCTCGAGCGCCGTGGTATTAGCGGCCTCGAGCGCAAGCTAAAAGAGTTCCCTCTAGCCATCCAGATTGAACGCCGCTACTCCAAAGAAGAAATTTTGGAGATGTACCTCAACGTGGTTCCCT comes from the Meiothermus cerbereus DSM 11376 genome and includes:
- a CDS encoding response regulator, which codes for MAEAVPNNKVLVVTSSQTLRALLEMAIEEQGIEAQFFEKAKDGLDYLKAHTPRAIVLDDAIEIDPFSIASRLKMSRRLREVPVVLFIADNDERAKLTAEFARVEHVLSKPVDRKVFSNILRNLPQQQASA